Proteins from a genomic interval of Halorussus rarus:
- a CDS encoding MutS-related protein, whose product MRLEEYWGVGPKTRERLEAELGTERAVEAIESGEVRALVSAGLPRGRATRILRRANGGEGMSVLATRDARAVYKELLDVASDYAVTEDAADRIRVLTPLMDREEAEERLDAVTDAAESWAALDDPTREEVLSAFAEFAGDDRIGEDEAAVRTVLALRDAGLSEGAFSRVADIDRADLEAAASALADLDGGDVARGVDDELDDLRDALDGAEALSADSLDAMEEIREEARAGAEFGEVVVDYVASETDAGFQRVRDAAPEDAVDAADFVNATLRNLLEDLRETAEERERSVARRLRGRIAENQAAVDDARAAVSDLAFHLSLARFARDFDLARPSFTDEGFAVLNARNVSLEAGGESVQPVTYAVGSHGLGDGSASDSAPSEDDADADPAPPDGDRVSVLTGANSGGKTTLLETMCQVALLAQMGLPVPAERAEVSLSEDIVFHRRHASFNAGVLESTLRSIVPPLTDGSNTLMLVDEFEAITEPGSAADLLHGLVRLTVDRGALGVFVTHLADDLKPLPEKARKDGIFAEGLDDDLELEVDYQPRFGTVGKSTPEFIVSRLLAGADDRTERAGFETLARAVGEEAVQRTLDDWSPEAEADD is encoded by the coding sequence ATGCGACTGGAGGAGTACTGGGGGGTCGGACCCAAGACGCGCGAGCGCCTCGAGGCCGAACTGGGCACCGAGCGCGCGGTGGAGGCCATCGAGTCCGGCGAGGTCCGTGCGCTCGTCTCGGCGGGGCTGCCCCGCGGGCGCGCGACACGCATCCTCCGGCGGGCCAACGGCGGCGAGGGGATGTCGGTCCTGGCGACCCGCGACGCCCGGGCGGTCTACAAGGAACTGCTCGACGTGGCCAGCGACTACGCCGTGACCGAGGACGCGGCCGACCGCATCCGGGTGTTGACGCCGCTGATGGACCGGGAAGAGGCCGAGGAGCGACTCGACGCGGTGACGGACGCCGCCGAATCGTGGGCCGCGCTGGACGACCCGACCCGCGAGGAGGTGCTGTCGGCGTTCGCCGAGTTCGCCGGCGACGACCGCATCGGCGAGGACGAGGCCGCGGTCCGGACCGTGCTCGCGCTCCGGGACGCCGGACTCTCCGAGGGAGCATTCTCGCGCGTCGCCGACATCGACCGCGCCGACCTCGAGGCCGCCGCCTCGGCGCTCGCGGACCTCGACGGCGGCGACGTGGCCCGGGGCGTCGACGACGAACTCGACGACCTCCGGGACGCGCTCGACGGCGCGGAGGCACTCTCGGCCGACTCGCTCGACGCGATGGAGGAGATCCGCGAGGAGGCCCGCGCCGGCGCGGAGTTCGGCGAGGTGGTGGTCGACTACGTGGCGAGCGAGACCGACGCCGGGTTCCAGCGCGTCCGGGACGCCGCGCCCGAGGACGCGGTCGACGCCGCCGACTTCGTGAACGCCACGCTCCGGAACCTGCTCGAGGACCTCCGGGAGACCGCCGAGGAGCGCGAGCGCTCGGTCGCCCGGCGGCTCCGGGGTCGAATCGCCGAGAACCAGGCCGCCGTCGACGACGCGCGGGCGGCGGTGTCGGACCTGGCGTTCCACCTCTCGCTGGCCCGGTTCGCCCGCGACTTCGACCTCGCCCGGCCGTCGTTCACCGACGAGGGCTTCGCGGTCCTGAACGCCCGGAACGTCTCGCTCGAGGCGGGCGGCGAGTCGGTCCAGCCGGTGACGTACGCGGTCGGCAGTCACGGGCTCGGGGACGGGTCGGCGTCCGATTCCGCCCCCTCCGAGGACGATGCGGACGCCGACCCGGCGCCGCCCGACGGCGACAGGGTCTCGGTGCTGACCGGCGCGAACTCCGGCGGGAAGACGACCCTGCTGGAGACGATGTGCCAGGTCGCGCTGCTGGCCCAGATGGGCCTGCCGGTGCCCGCCGAGCGCGCGGAGGTGTCGCTCTCCGAGGACATCGTCTTCCACCGGCGCCACGCCAGTTTCAACGCGGGCGTGCTGGAGTCCACCCTGCGGAGCATCGTCCCGCCGCTGACCGACGGGTCGAACACCCTGATGCTGGTCGACGAGTTCGAGGCTATCACCGAACCCGGGAGCGCGGCCGACCTGCTCCACGGTCTGGTCCGGCTCACGGTCGACCGCGGCGCGCTCGGGGTGTTCGTCACTCACCTCGCCGACGACCTCAAGCCCCTCCCCGAGAAGGCCCGCAAGGACGGCATCTTCGCCGAGGGCCTCGACGACGACCTCGAACTCGAGGTCGACTACCAGCCCCGGTTCGGCACGGTCGGCAAATCCACCCCGGAGTTCATCGTCTCCCGGCTGCTGGCGGGCGCCGACGACCGGACCGAGCGGGCCGGCTTCGAGACGCTGGCCCGCGCTGTCGGCGAGGAGGCGGTCCAGCGCACCCTCGACGACTGGTCGCCCGAGGCCGAGGCGGACGACTGA
- a CDS encoding protein kinase domain-containing protein, producing MDGRERDDAADDRERGRAGADRERFDRLREAARDRWASADGDVDAAAPRLDSADADERAAAAWTLAELAASDPDRARRLPVEDGLAPLLADGDRWVRRGASWALAAVAEDHPARARAGLSAVAGGLTDDDPLVRENSVLAFADVAREYPRAAEPGLSDLAALASDGDDRVRRTAVETLRRLLVRLDEDGFPRTVAVTPEVAESLRGEADVVEVTEEDDDPDGPAVRVRDASADEERGDDEGDGDTEGPGDRDEESLGPPERIPEVPAVEGRRRDFDRLSDLGGGPLTTAAKARVRTVGEGGHHVVVVLRSLRAGAGVDPDEFAAAIRAWDSLDDHDHVAPVLARGETPRPWLATEFMDGGSLRDAVGSAGIGRAVWYAHCVVTAVCHAHARGVVHGALRPGAVGLSRTLGAWPVPKVGDWAFGGPLSAVRDLPVPPAYAAPEHVAPDEFGRPDPATDVYQVGALCYALLAGRPPFVGDPDDVARRVTTEDPAPPSAHAPAVPETLDALVDRALAREKRARFETAEDLRRELEVVARDLSLSVEL from the coding sequence ATGGACGGACGCGAGCGGGACGACGCGGCGGACGACCGCGAGCGCGGCAGGGCGGGCGCCGACCGCGAGCGGTTCGACCGCCTCCGCGAGGCGGCCCGCGACCGGTGGGCCAGCGCCGACGGGGACGTCGACGCCGCGGCGCCGCGCCTCGACAGCGCCGACGCGGACGAGCGCGCGGCGGCGGCGTGGACCCTCGCGGAACTCGCCGCGAGCGACCCCGACCGCGCCCGCCGGCTCCCGGTCGAGGACGGACTCGCGCCGCTGCTGGCCGACGGCGACCGGTGGGTCCGCAGGGGCGCCTCCTGGGCGCTGGCGGCCGTCGCCGAGGACCACCCGGCGCGGGCCCGGGCCGGCCTCTCGGCCGTCGCCGGCGGCCTGACCGACGACGACCCCCTCGTTCGAGAAAACAGCGTCCTCGCGTTCGCGGACGTCGCCCGGGAGTACCCGCGCGCCGCCGAACCCGGGCTGAGCGACCTCGCGGCCCTCGCGTCCGACGGCGACGACCGGGTTCGACGGACCGCCGTCGAGACCCTCCGGCGACTCCTCGTCCGCCTCGACGAGGACGGCTTCCCGCGGACCGTCGCGGTCACGCCGGAGGTCGCCGAGAGCCTGCGCGGCGAGGCCGACGTGGTCGAGGTGACCGAAGAGGACGACGACCCCGACGGTCCGGCGGTCCGGGTCCGCGACGCGTCGGCGGACGAGGAGCGCGGCGATGACGAGGGTGATGGAGATACCGAGGGTCCGGGCGACCGCGACGAGGAATCGCTCGGCCCGCCGGAGCGGATTCCCGAGGTGCCCGCGGTCGAGGGCCGGCGCCGCGACTTCGACAGGCTCTCGGACCTCGGCGGCGGCCCGCTGACGACCGCCGCGAAGGCCCGGGTCCGAACTGTCGGCGAGGGCGGCCACCACGTCGTGGTCGTCCTCCGGTCGCTCCGGGCCGGCGCCGGCGTCGACCCCGACGAGTTCGCGGCGGCGATACGCGCGTGGGACAGCCTCGACGACCACGACCACGTCGCGCCGGTCCTGGCCCGCGGCGAGACGCCCCGGCCCTGGCTCGCCACCGAGTTCATGGACGGGGGTAGCCTCCGGGACGCCGTCGGCTCGGCGGGTATCGGGCGCGCGGTGTGGTACGCCCACTGCGTCGTCACGGCGGTCTGTCACGCCCACGCACGCGGCGTGGTCCACGGCGCCCTCCGACCCGGCGCGGTCGGCCTCTCGCGGACGCTGGGGGCGTGGCCGGTCCCGAAGGTCGGCGACTGGGCGTTCGGCGGTCCGCTGTCGGCGGTCCGGGACCTGCCGGTGCCGCCGGCCTACGCCGCGCCCGAGCACGTCGCCCCGGACGAGTTCGGCCGCCCCGACCCCGCGACCGACGTCTACCAGGTCGGGGCGCTCTGCTACGCGCTGCTCGCGGGCCGGCCGCCGTTCGTCGGCGACCCGGACGACGTCGCGCGCCGGGTCACGACCGAGGACCCGGCGCCGCCGAGCGCGCACGCTCCGGCGGTGCCGGAGACGCTCGACGCGCTGGTCGACCGGGCGCTCGCCAGGGAGAAGCGCGCGCGGTTCGAGACGGCCGAGGACCTCCGGCGGGAACTGGAGGTCGTCGCGCGCGACCTGTCGCTGTCCGTCGAGCTGTAA
- a CDS encoding GAF domain-containing protein, with protein MQRPEGERGRPRAVARRVLYVGEETRGAAVAGELFDSELRVERRGTEALDRIETDAVDCVVAEADLPDVDGAELLGAVGELRPDAARVLVAESVEDAPRDVAFVPTRPRADLPARTARRVERAAELRSAADERDRLADRVETLVEGTPDPILTVDEDCEVAFATRAVERVFGYDPDTIAGEPVRTLLADGEADRVAEVVESLAADSGPDQRDYVELTGRHRDGREVPLAVSIREAERDRARYFSAVVRDVNERERLADRLEAEKRKTRELHEVAVMLEESGSVEAACELAVETAEQLLEFDLCAVDTVEDGELVPQAVSRGVPTDGVYTTTPVSADDNLAARAYRAGRSIRTADLREAGVDPAASGYRAALTVPVGEVGVFQAVSKEVGAFDRSDRKLAELLTSHLAQSVQRIRSEAALEAERDRFAALFENTRDAIIYHDVVDGEPVIRSVNESFEAVFGYDAERVVGESVLDVLVPDEYAEEAKRHVDRMQRGDHVDAEVRRETATGVRDFQVRTAKVPDDATGGYVIYTDITDRKQLERDLTREKQKIEELHHVAVSLEGCDTPREIYRRTVDAAEEILKFDICGVDVEEDGYLVPKATSSELDETGYDVLRADEGLAGETYLTGRTFVVDDIHEVGDVEVVSDRYRSVLSVPFGDVGVLQAGAYTPGEFDEEDLRLAELLVAHAAEALSRVRSEEALRAERDRFAALFENVPEPTARYELRDGEPVVLSVNEAFEDVFGYDGEEALGASIDDILVPDGRREEAERLTERVRNGERIDAEVEREAVDGVRDFLVRNASVSGGDEHYVIYTDITERKRNAERHRSMTEDVMDNTDVGIFVLDDEFEVAWANSAVTEYFDLDRERVLGADKRSLIDAEIRDVVADDEAFVDTVTATYEDNSYVEEFTCHVTAGGDRGERHLHHRSRPIESGLYAGGRVELYYDVTERVRREEMLDALHGATRDLMAAGSQRDICRTAVDTAQNVLDIPYATVFRWDEERELLDPYIQLEDTVAELGAAPTLERGEGIVGTAFAEGEALHFDNAWDDPRAHENGAEGIRAFGAFPLGDWGVMTVASRAVGAFDDYEMDLVRVLAANAEVALNRAAREAELADQRCQLAELDRINAVIRDVDQLLVRAATREEILQAVCDRLAESDQYQFAWTGETMAGSDWAEPTTWAGAGEGYLDEIKAMHEETPRGPAQIAVETGEVQVVQSVPEDDEFAPWREAALERGYQSAAALPLRYRETVYGVLCVYADRANAFDDRERAVLAELGETIGHAINAAENKRALLTDAVVEVEFEIDHGEGFLARVPREEGGRFALEGVTMTAEGSFVYFVTADGLDPGTVLSRAEDADDVEQARLINEHDDGALFELVYTGPSPLTGLADHGGTLRHAEFTPEGGRSVVELPQNADVRSVVESIQEGLPGTSAAAQRERERPARTVEEFRTALGEDLTERQRSALEAAFYAGFFEWPRESTGEEVSESLGVSPPTFHQHLRVGERKLLSAFLDEE; from the coding sequence ATGCAACGGCCCGAGGGGGAACGAGGCCGGCCGCGAGCCGTCGCGCGACGGGTGCTGTACGTCGGCGAGGAGACGCGGGGGGCCGCCGTCGCCGGGGAACTGTTCGACTCCGAACTGCGCGTCGAGCGCCGCGGAACCGAGGCGCTCGACCGGATCGAGACCGATGCGGTCGACTGCGTCGTCGCCGAGGCCGACCTCCCCGACGTCGACGGCGCGGAGCTGCTCGGCGCCGTCGGCGAGCTCCGGCCCGACGCCGCCAGGGTGCTGGTCGCCGAGTCGGTCGAGGACGCGCCCCGCGACGTCGCGTTCGTCCCGACCCGGCCGCGAGCCGACCTCCCGGCGCGGACCGCGCGACGGGTCGAGCGCGCCGCGGAGCTGCGGTCGGCCGCCGACGAGCGCGACCGGCTCGCCGACCGGGTCGAGACGCTGGTCGAGGGGACGCCCGACCCCATCCTGACCGTCGACGAGGACTGCGAGGTGGCGTTCGCCACCCGGGCGGTCGAGCGCGTGTTCGGCTACGATCCCGATACCATCGCGGGCGAGCCGGTCCGGACGCTGCTCGCCGACGGCGAGGCCGACCGGGTCGCCGAGGTGGTCGAGTCGCTGGCCGCGGACTCGGGTCCGGACCAGCGCGACTACGTCGAGCTGACGGGGCGGCACCGCGACGGTCGCGAGGTGCCGCTCGCGGTGTCGATCCGCGAGGCCGAGCGCGACAGGGCGCGCTACTTCTCGGCGGTGGTCCGGGACGTGAACGAGCGCGAGCGGCTGGCCGACCGGCTCGAGGCCGAGAAGCGCAAGACCCGCGAGCTCCACGAGGTCGCGGTGATGCTCGAGGAGTCCGGCAGCGTCGAGGCCGCCTGCGAGCTGGCGGTCGAGACGGCCGAGCAGCTGCTGGAGTTCGACCTCTGCGCGGTCGACACGGTCGAGGACGGCGAGCTGGTGCCACAGGCGGTCTCGAGGGGCGTGCCGACCGACGGCGTCTACACCACCACGCCGGTGTCGGCCGACGACAACCTCGCGGCGCGGGCCTACCGTGCGGGCCGGTCGATCCGGACGGCCGACCTCCGCGAGGCGGGCGTCGACCCGGCCGCCAGCGGCTACCGGGCGGCGCTGACCGTCCCGGTCGGCGAGGTGGGCGTCTTCCAGGCGGTCTCGAAGGAGGTCGGCGCGTTCGACCGGAGCGACCGGAAGCTGGCCGAGCTGTTGACCTCCCACCTGGCCCAGTCGGTCCAGCGCATCCGGTCGGAGGCGGCCCTCGAAGCCGAGCGCGACCGGTTCGCCGCGCTGTTCGAGAACACCCGCGACGCGATCATCTACCACGACGTCGTCGACGGCGAGCCGGTGATCCGGTCGGTCAACGAGTCGTTCGAGGCGGTGTTCGGCTACGACGCCGAGCGGGTCGTCGGCGAGTCGGTGCTCGACGTCCTGGTCCCCGACGAGTACGCCGAGGAGGCGAAGCGACACGTCGACCGGATGCAGCGAGGCGACCACGTCGACGCGGAGGTGCGCCGGGAGACGGCGACGGGGGTCCGGGACTTCCAGGTCCGGACCGCGAAGGTCCCGGACGACGCCACCGGCGGGTACGTCATCTACACCGACATCACCGACCGCAAGCAGTTAGAGCGGGACCTGACCCGCGAGAAGCAGAAGATCGAGGAGCTCCACCACGTGGCGGTCAGTCTGGAGGGCTGCGACACGCCCCGGGAGATCTACCGCCGGACCGTCGACGCCGCCGAGGAGATCCTGAAGTTCGACATCTGCGGGGTCGACGTCGAGGAGGACGGCTACCTGGTCCCGAAGGCCACCTCCTCGGAGCTCGACGAGACGGGCTACGACGTGCTCCGGGCCGACGAGGGGCTGGCGGGCGAGACCTACCTGACCGGCAGGACGTTCGTCGTCGACGACATCCACGAGGTCGGGGACGTCGAGGTCGTGAGCGACCGGTACCGGTCGGTGTTGAGCGTCCCGTTCGGCGACGTGGGGGTGCTCCAGGCCGGGGCGTACACCCCCGGGGAGTTCGACGAGGAGGACCTCCGACTGGCGGAGCTACTGGTCGCCCACGCCGCCGAGGCGCTGAGCCGGGTCCGGTCGGAGGAGGCGCTCCGGGCCGAGCGCGACCGGTTCGCCGCCCTGTTCGAGAACGTCCCGGAGCCGACCGCGCGGTACGAGCTCCGGGACGGCGAGCCGGTCGTCCTGTCGGTCAACGAGGCGTTCGAGGACGTGTTCGGCTACGACGGCGAGGAGGCACTGGGCGCCTCCATCGACGACATCCTCGTTCCGGACGGCCGGCGCGAGGAGGCCGAGCGACTCACCGAGCGCGTGCGCAACGGCGAGCGTATCGACGCCGAAGTCGAGCGCGAGGCGGTCGACGGCGTCCGGGACTTCCTGGTGCGCAACGCCTCGGTGTCGGGCGGCGACGAGCACTACGTCATCTACACCGACATCACCGAGCGCAAGCGCAACGCGGAGCGCCACCGGTCGATGACCGAGGACGTGATGGACAACACCGACGTCGGCATCTTCGTGCTCGACGACGAGTTCGAGGTGGCGTGGGCCAACTCCGCGGTGACCGAGTACTTCGATCTGGACCGCGAACGCGTGCTCGGGGCGGACAAGCGGTCGCTCATCGACGCTGAGATACGCGACGTGGTCGCGGACGACGAGGCGTTCGTCGACACCGTGACCGCGACCTACGAGGACAACAGCTACGTCGAGGAGTTCACCTGCCACGTCACGGCGGGCGGCGACCGCGGGGAGCGCCACCTCCACCACCGGAGCCGGCCCATCGAGTCGGGGCTGTACGCCGGCGGCCGGGTCGAGCTCTACTACGACGTGACCGAGCGGGTCCGGCGCGAGGAGATGCTCGACGCGCTCCACGGCGCGACCCGCGATCTGATGGCGGCCGGGTCCCAGCGCGACATCTGCCGGACCGCGGTCGACACGGCCCAGAACGTCCTGGACATCCCCTACGCGACGGTCTTCCGGTGGGACGAGGAGCGCGAGCTGCTCGATCCGTACATCCAGCTCGAGGACACCGTCGCCGAGCTCGGCGCGGCGCCGACCCTCGAACGCGGCGAGGGGATCGTCGGCACCGCCTTCGCCGAGGGCGAGGCGCTCCACTTCGACAACGCGTGGGACGACCCGCGCGCCCACGAGAACGGCGCCGAGGGCATCCGGGCGTTCGGCGCGTTCCCGCTGGGCGACTGGGGCGTGATGACCGTGGCCTCCCGGGCTGTCGGCGCGTTCGACGACTACGAGATGGACCTGGTGCGGGTCCTGGCGGCCAACGCGGAGGTCGCGCTCAACCGGGCGGCCCGCGAGGCCGAGCTCGCCGACCAGCGGTGCCAGCTCGCCGAGCTCGACCGCATCAACGCGGTCATCCGGGACGTCGACCAGCTGCTGGTCCGTGCCGCGACCCGCGAGGAGATACTCCAGGCGGTCTGCGACCGGCTCGCGGAGTCGGACCAGTACCAGTTCGCGTGGACCGGCGAGACGATGGCCGGTTCGGACTGGGCGGAGCCGACCACCTGGGCGGGCGCCGGAGAGGGGTACCTCGACGAGATCAAGGCCATGCACGAGGAGACGCCCCGCGGGCCGGCCCAGATCGCGGTCGAGACCGGAGAGGTCCAGGTGGTACAGAGCGTCCCGGAGGACGACGAGTTCGCGCCGTGGCGCGAGGCGGCGCTCGAGCGGGGCTACCAGTCGGCGGCCGCGCTCCCGCTGCGCTACCGCGAGACGGTGTACGGCGTCCTCTGCGTGTACGCCGACCGCGCGAACGCCTTCGACGACCGCGAGCGGGCGGTGCTCGCCGAGCTGGGCGAGACCATCGGCCACGCCATCAACGCCGCGGAGAACAAGCGGGCGCTGCTGACGGACGCGGTCGTCGAGGTGGAGTTCGAGATCGACCACGGCGAGGGGTTCCTCGCGCGGGTCCCCCGCGAGGAGGGCGGCCGGTTCGCGCTGGAGGGCGTGACCATGACCGCCGAGGGGTCGTTCGTCTACTTCGTCACCGCGGACGGGCTCGACCCCGGGACGGTGCTCTCGCGGGCCGAGGACGCCGACGACGTCGAGCAGGCCCGCCTGATCAACGAGCACGACGACGGCGCGCTGTTCGAGCTGGTCTACACCGGGCCGTCGCCGCTGACCGGCCTGGCCGACCACGGCGGGACGCTCCGGCACGCTGAGTTCACCCCCGAGGGCGGCCGGAGCGTGGTCGAGCTCCCGCAGAACGCAGACGTCCGCTCGGTGGTCGAGTCCATCCAGGAGGGGCTGCCGGGCACGTCGGCCGCCGCCCAGCGCGAGCGCGAGCGGCCGGCCCGCACGGTCGAGGAGTTCCGGACCGCGCTGGGCGAGGACCTGACCGAGCGCCAGCGCTCGGCACTGGAGGCGGCGTTCTACGCGGGCTTCTTCGAGTGGCCCCGCGAGTCGACCGGCGAGGAGGTCAGCGAGTCGCTGGGCGTCTCGCCGCCGACGTTCCACCAGCACCTCCGGGTGGGCGAGCGGAAGCTACTGTCGGCGTTTCTGGACGAAGAGTGA
- a CDS encoding M24 family metallopeptidase: protein MSAFEDRTRRCQRRLDEAGADAAVLFPSTNLFYVSGFREEPGERHLFLVVPSAERGSAEGASGHGPRVTGADPAFVAPEMYDEQIRDASWVADVRLWADGEDPTDLVADLADEFDLRGGRLLVDDTMWARFTQDLRETLPDATFGLASEVFDDLRARKDEAELAALRTAGDLADAVSLEIRELGEEAVGMTETELAAEIDRRLAEKGGEEVAFGTIAGSGPNGAKPHHRHGGREIERGDPVVLDFGAYVDGYPGDQTRTVVFAGDPPAEFERVHEVVREAQRAAVEAAEPGVPAESVDRAAREVIEDAGYGEEFVHRTGHGVGLDVHEDPYIVAGNDEELEPGMVFSVEPGIYLPGEFGVRIEDLVAVTDDGCERLNDSPRTWEPL, encoded by the coding sequence AGGACCGAACCCGGCGGTGTCAGCGCCGCCTCGACGAGGCGGGCGCCGACGCGGCCGTCCTGTTTCCGAGCACCAACCTGTTCTACGTCTCGGGGTTCCGCGAGGAGCCCGGCGAGCGCCACCTGTTCCTGGTCGTCCCGAGCGCGGAGCGTGGCTCCGCGGAAGGCGCGAGCGGGCACGGCCCGCGAGTCACCGGGGCCGACCCGGCGTTCGTCGCGCCCGAGATGTACGACGAGCAGATCCGCGACGCCTCCTGGGTCGCGGACGTCCGGCTCTGGGCCGACGGCGAGGACCCGACCGACCTCGTGGCCGACCTCGCCGACGAATTCGACCTCCGGGGCGGCCGGCTGCTGGTCGACGACACGATGTGGGCGCGGTTCACACAGGACCTCCGCGAGACGCTGCCCGACGCCACCTTCGGGCTGGCCAGCGAGGTCTTCGACGACCTCCGGGCGCGCAAGGACGAGGCCGAACTCGCGGCGCTCCGGACCGCGGGCGACCTCGCCGACGCGGTGAGCCTCGAGATACGGGAACTCGGCGAGGAGGCCGTCGGGATGACAGAGACCGAACTCGCGGCCGAGATCGATCGCCGCCTCGCGGAGAAGGGCGGCGAGGAGGTCGCGTTCGGGACCATCGCGGGCTCGGGCCCGAACGGCGCCAAGCCCCATCACCGTCACGGCGGGCGCGAGATCGAGCGCGGCGACCCGGTGGTGCTGGACTTCGGCGCGTACGTCGACGGCTACCCCGGCGACCAGACCCGGACGGTCGTGTTCGCGGGCGACCCGCCCGCGGAGTTCGAGCGGGTCCACGAGGTCGTCCGCGAGGCCCAGCGGGCCGCGGTCGAGGCCGCGGAACCGGGCGTCCCGGCCGAGTCGGTCGACCGCGCGGCCCGCGAGGTCATCGAGGACGCGGGCTACGGCGAGGAGTTCGTCCACCGAACGGGCCACGGCGTCGGCCTCGACGTCCACGAGGACCCCTACATCGTGGCGGGGAACGACGAGGAACTCGAACCGGGGATGGTGTTCAGCGTCGAACCCGGTATCTACCTGCCCGGCGAGTTCGGCGTCCGCATCGAGGACCTGGTCGCCGTCACCGACGACGGCTGCGAGCGCCTGAACGACTCGCCCCGGACGTGGGAGCCGCTCTGA
- a CDS encoding glycosyltransferase family 87 protein — protein MGIVGLAATVARHPAKIGMDLQVYYFAAKAALSGADFYAAAPPAHPTYGYVYPPVTLPVFYPFALFGSWRAAFAAFTLLNVAAALATAALLVDYVERYRQPLARLDRALIAGFVLLSLHSASTLLYGETNYFLVLALVAGFRWLDAAETTDVGAETRGWLGDEAKAGVAFALPAVVKLFPAAVGLWLLRRRAWRAVAAATATGVGAFALGVAAFGVDAHLTYLDVAVRPRLSSEEFAGGLDPAAAMVTLRRPLSVLLPDLDPSLYGPLAFLLLAPVVAYCYRRIDGPVERLVAVFATMAAIVVGFPSLLLYAVFLVFPLVPLLYLLERGPARRLFVAGAFVSNVAVTLANVRALVGATPIPAGVLDVATPVLTLGTPTLYGVVLMLAACALAVRRTSPTR, from the coding sequence TTGGGAATCGTCGGCCTCGCCGCCACCGTCGCTCGACACCCGGCGAAGATCGGCATGGACCTCCAGGTGTACTACTTCGCGGCAAAAGCCGCCCTCTCGGGCGCGGACTTCTACGCGGCCGCGCCGCCGGCCCACCCGACCTACGGCTACGTCTACCCGCCGGTCACGCTCCCGGTCTTCTACCCCTTCGCGCTGTTCGGGAGCTGGCGGGCCGCGTTCGCCGCGTTCACCCTGCTCAACGTCGCCGCGGCGCTCGCTACGGCCGCCCTGCTCGTCGACTACGTCGAGCGCTACCGCCAGCCCCTGGCCCGGCTCGACCGCGCGCTGATCGCGGGCTTCGTCCTGCTCTCGCTCCACTCGGCGTCGACGCTGCTGTACGGGGAGACCAACTACTTCCTCGTGCTGGCGCTCGTCGCGGGGTTCCGGTGGCTGGACGCCGCCGAAACCACCGACGTCGGTGCGGAGACCCGCGGTTGGCTCGGCGACGAGGCGAAGGCCGGCGTCGCCTTCGCGCTCCCGGCGGTGGTCAAACTCTTCCCGGCCGCCGTGGGGCTCTGGCTGCTCCGTCGCCGGGCCTGGCGGGCCGTCGCGGCCGCGACCGCGACCGGCGTCGGGGCGTTCGCGCTCGGCGTCGCGGCGTTCGGCGTCGACGCCCACCTGACCTACCTCGACGTCGCGGTCCGCCCGCGGCTGTCGAGCGAGGAGTTCGCCGGCGGACTCGACCCGGCCGCGGCCATGGTGACGCTCCGGCGGCCGCTCTCGGTGCTACTGCCGGACCTCGACCCCTCGCTCTACGGCCCGCTGGCGTTCCTGCTGCTCGCGCCGGTCGTGGCGTACTGCTACCGGCGGATCGACGGGCCGGTCGAGCGACTGGTCGCCGTCTTCGCCACGATGGCGGCGATAGTCGTCGGGTTCCCGTCGCTGCTGCTGTACGCCGTCTTCCTCGTCTTCCCGCTGGTTCCGCTGCTCTACCTGCTGGAGCGCGGGCCGGCCCGGCGGCTGTTCGTCGCGGGCGCGTTCGTCTCGAACGTCGCGGTGACGCTGGCAAACGTCCGGGCGCTGGTCGGGGCGACGCCGATTCCGGCCGGCGTCCTCGACGTTGCGACGCCGGTGCTCACCTTGGGAACTCCGACGCTCTACGGCGTCGTCCTGATGCTGGCCGCCTGCGCGCTCGCCGTCAGAAGAACATCGCCCACGCGATGA